Proteins from a genomic interval of Pantoea deleyi:
- a CDS encoding mechanosensitive ion channel family protein, with the protein MHYIQSLMSFIEGNRVLSISFSLLLLVMAGMITHLICKFFIVKVIRKVFFSSHKKGVPLDKDIRLSQKLSNFVPVIVVYNFLQFMPGLPENLKVAIQTICGILFFIYLSIFFNEVLEIVNNSYSRKSKRKNHSIKGYIQIGKILVHIIAAIMILAIMSNKSPAIIISSLGAVAAVLMLIFQHTLLSLVANIQLSSNDVLQLGDWIEMPDRNISGEVIDIALHTITIRNWDNTLSRIPTKNFLTETYTNWQAMFSSGARRIMRSFWLDQKSITFVNQEMLQAMSQIRLAGEAITELLDGRDISAVGDRWFIENNITNLMVFRKFLTAWLAQRDDIQKEMYIVVRPLKPSPEGLPVEVYCFTSSIYWADYENTQAAIFEYITAMTRFFSLQIYQHPAGSDFARLAQPRAESREAPQNSGF; encoded by the coding sequence ATGCATTACATTCAGAGTCTGATGAGTTTTATCGAGGGAAACCGGGTGCTGTCGATCAGCTTCAGCCTGCTGCTGCTGGTGATGGCGGGCATGATCACGCACCTGATCTGCAAATTCTTCATCGTCAAAGTGATCAGGAAGGTCTTTTTCAGCAGCCATAAAAAGGGCGTGCCGCTGGATAAAGACATCCGCCTCTCTCAGAAACTGTCGAATTTTGTGCCGGTGATTGTGGTCTACAATTTCCTGCAGTTTATGCCGGGCCTGCCTGAAAATCTGAAGGTGGCCATTCAGACCATCTGCGGCATCCTGTTCTTTATCTATCTGTCGATCTTCTTTAATGAAGTGCTGGAGATCGTTAACAACTCCTACTCGCGCAAGTCCAAACGCAAAAATCACTCGATCAAAGGCTATATCCAGATTGGTAAAATTCTGGTGCATATCATTGCCGCGATCATGATTCTGGCGATCATGTCCAACAAGTCACCGGCGATTATCATCTCCTCGCTGGGTGCGGTGGCCGCGGTGCTGATGTTAATCTTCCAGCATACGCTGCTGTCGCTGGTGGCCAATATTCAGCTCTCCTCCAACGACGTGCTGCAGCTGGGCGACTGGATTGAGATGCCGGACAGAAACATCAGTGGCGAGGTGATCGATATTGCGCTGCACACCATCACCATCCGCAACTGGGACAACACCCTGTCGCGCATCCCGACCAAAAATTTCCTGACCGAGACCTACACCAACTGGCAGGCGATGTTCTCCTCCGGCGCCCGGCGCATCATGCGCAGCTTCTGGCTCGACCAGAAGTCGATTACCTTTGTGAATCAGGAGATGCTGCAGGCGATGAGTCAGATCCGCCTGGCCGGTGAGGCGATCACGGAGCTGCTGGATGGACGTGATATCAGCGCCGTCGGCGACCGCTGGTTTATCGAAAACAACATTACCAACCTGATGGTGTTCCGTAAGTTCCTGACCGCCTGGCTGGCGCAGCGTGATGACATTCAGAAAGAGATGTATATCGTGGTGCGGCCGCTGAAGCCGTCGCCGGAGGGGTTGCCGGTGGAGGTCTACTGCTTCACCTCCTCCATCTACTGGGCCGACTATGAGAATACCCAGGCCGCGATTTTTGAGTACATCACGGCGATGACCCGTTTCTTTTCGCTGCAGATCTACCAGCATCCGGCTGGCTCCGACTTTGCCCGGCTGGCGCAGCCGCGCGCAGAGAGCCGGGAGGCGCCGCAGAACAGCGGATTCTGA
- a CDS encoding SDR family NAD(P)-dependent oxidoreductase: protein MSRFTQKVVVVTGAGSGIGEASAKRFAEEGASVVLVGRTAQKLEETLAGMTAGDHLVAACDVSDAEQVKQLSEKVLEKYGRVDVLVNNAGVIVQGRVHEVGLDAWKTLMKTDLDGVFYGVHYFMPALLKSKGNVVNISSVSGLGGDWGMSIYNAAKGAITNFTRALAMDYGADGVRVNAICPGFTFTDLTEEAKNDPALLERFYDRIPLRRAGEADDIARAILFVASEEASYITGVNLPVDGGLTASNGQPKQA from the coding sequence ATGTCCAGATTTACGCAGAAAGTTGTGGTTGTGACAGGTGCCGGATCCGGCATTGGTGAGGCCAGCGCGAAGCGCTTCGCTGAGGAAGGGGCATCCGTGGTGCTGGTGGGCCGCACCGCGCAGAAACTGGAAGAGACGCTGGCCGGCATGACGGCGGGCGATCATCTGGTGGCGGCCTGCGATGTCTCAGACGCTGAGCAGGTTAAACAGCTGTCAGAAAAGGTGCTGGAGAAGTATGGCCGTGTTGACGTGCTGGTCAACAACGCCGGGGTTATCGTACAGGGTCGCGTGCATGAAGTCGGACTCGACGCATGGAAAACCCTGATGAAGACCGACCTGGATGGCGTGTTCTACGGCGTGCACTACTTCATGCCTGCCCTGCTGAAGAGCAAAGGCAATGTGGTTAACATCTCCTCGGTGTCAGGCCTGGGGGGTGACTGGGGCATGAGCATCTACAATGCGGCGAAAGGCGCGATTACTAACTTTACCCGCGCACTGGCGATGGACTACGGCGCAGATGGCGTGCGCGTCAACGCGATCTGCCCCGGCTTTACCTTTACCGATCTGACCGAAGAGGCTAAAAACGACCCGGCCCTGCTGGAGCGTTTCTACGATCGCATCCCGCTGCGCCGTGCGGGTGAAGCGGACGATATCGCCCGTGCCATTCTGTTTGTTGCCAGCGAAGAAGCCAGTTATATCACCGGCGTCAATCTTCCGGTCGATGGCGGCCTGACGGCCTCAAATGGCCAGCCTAAACAGGCCTGA
- a CDS encoding MFS transporter, which translates to MRSATRALAVTGFSLIAVTYGMARFSWGLILPAVAADIPFSPQQAGVLSACSFVAYCLTILTAAALAARYGARLTALLAALSAASGLLLLACAASPLVLATGLFVAGLSSGLASPALAAAVSERIPADAQPRINTLINAGTSAGIILTVVILSVLPGGWRSACLLFALLSLASLLPVMRVLPACASGRAASTRRGYRHLFRRAMLRLTGIALMSGLASAAWWSFGSALLRQHVGVDAETARFLWLVAGGAGILGAATGPLAARIGLNGVYRLSLCGMALPLLVLAFSRGESGGLLIAVACCGAGYVTLSGVLLVWGARVVADDPATGVGVLFFMLAVGQVVGSLLFGQLYAGLGAVTALTLFAVSALLLLFIVPARTSGASDN; encoded by the coding sequence ATGAGATCGGCCACCCGTGCCCTGGCCGTGACCGGCTTCAGCCTGATTGCCGTGACCTACGGCATGGCCCGCTTTTCGTGGGGACTGATACTGCCCGCTGTCGCAGCGGATATTCCGTTCAGCCCGCAGCAGGCAGGGGTGCTCTCCGCCTGCAGTTTTGTCGCCTACTGCCTGACGATCCTTACCGCCGCCGCGCTGGCCGCGCGCTATGGTGCCCGGCTCACAGCGTTGCTGGCCGCCCTCAGTGCCGCGTCAGGTCTGCTGCTGCTCGCCTGTGCCGCGTCGCCGCTGGTGCTGGCGACCGGGCTCTTTGTTGCCGGATTAAGTTCCGGTCTGGCTTCGCCCGCGCTGGCCGCAGCGGTCAGTGAGCGGATCCCGGCGGATGCCCAGCCACGCATCAACACCCTGATCAATGCCGGAACCAGCGCGGGTATTATCCTGACCGTGGTGATTCTCAGCGTGCTGCCCGGTGGCTGGCGGAGTGCCTGCCTGCTGTTCGCCCTGCTGTCGCTGGCCAGCCTGCTGCCGGTGATGCGCGTGCTGCCCGCCTGTGCGTCGGGTCGCGCCGCCAGCACGCGTCGCGGCTACCGGCATCTGTTCCGTCGCGCCATGCTTCGGCTGACGGGCATTGCGCTGATGTCGGGTCTGGCCAGCGCGGCCTGGTGGAGCTTCGGCTCTGCACTGCTGCGCCAGCATGTCGGCGTGGATGCAGAAACCGCCCGGTTCCTCTGGCTGGTCGCTGGCGGCGCGGGCATTCTGGGTGCCGCAACCGGCCCGCTCGCGGCCCGTATCGGGCTGAACGGCGTGTATCGGCTGTCACTGTGCGGAATGGCACTGCCGTTGCTGGTGCTGGCCTTCAGCCGGGGTGAATCCGGCGGGTTACTGATTGCGGTGGCCTGCTGCGGCGCGGGATATGTGACCCTGTCGGGCGTGCTGCTGGTGTGGGGCGCACGCGTCGTCGCTGACGATCCGGCCACGGGCGTCGGCGTGCTGTTTTTTATGCTGGCTGTGGGTCAGGTGGTGGGATCGCTGCTGTTTGGTCAGCTCTACGCCGGGCTGGGTGCCGTCACGGCACTCACGCTGTTTGCGGTCAGTGCCCTGCTGTTGCTGTTTATCGTCCCCGCCCGGACGAGCGGCGCATCAGATAACTGA
- the treZ gene encoding malto-oligosyltrehalose trehalohydrolase has product MESKSFFKSWGAERVADDEVRFRLWATGQQRVTLRLSGQDIEMTPQADGWFETRVTGVAANAEYDFVLADGTAVPDPAARAQKDEVSGPSLVIDPAAYRWQNSEWQGRPWEESVVYELHIGTFTAEGTFRAAIEKLPMLAETGITMIEVLPVSQFGGNRGWGYDGVLLYAPHAAYGTPDDFKAFIDAAHGHGLSVVLDIVLNHFGPEGNYLPLLSPDFFHKERQTPWGAGIAYDVDAVRRYIVEAPLYWLQEYHLDGLRFDAIDQIDDPSEKHVLVEIAERIRADITDRPVHLTTEDCRNVTFLHPRDENGHAPLFTGEWNDDFHNAVHVLATGEDHAYYQDFADRPEQRVARALAEGFVYQGEVSKQSGEPRGVKSSSQPPVAFVDFIQNHDQTGNRAQGDRLITLAGAARTQVLLATLLVSPHIPLLFMGEEYGETRPFLFFTDFHGDLAKAVREGRAREFEGHAGHGETVPDPNDITTFEQSKLNWSHTGTPEGQQWLTLTRQLLALRQTHIVPLLRDAGGDAGQVVSTAEGFLAVRWDFPQGTLSLALNVGSHAQPIPDLPGDTLFAWPQAGTELPPNAILVRLAKREAE; this is encoded by the coding sequence ATGGAATCCAAATCTTTTTTTAAAAGTTGGGGCGCAGAACGGGTTGCCGACGACGAGGTGCGTTTTCGCCTCTGGGCAACCGGCCAGCAGCGCGTCACGCTGCGGCTCTCGGGTCAGGATATTGAGATGACACCCCAGGCGGATGGCTGGTTCGAAACCCGGGTCACCGGTGTCGCCGCCAATGCCGAATATGATTTTGTACTGGCGGATGGCACCGCCGTGCCCGATCCCGCTGCCCGCGCGCAGAAAGATGAGGTCAGCGGCCCGTCGCTGGTGATCGATCCGGCAGCCTATCGCTGGCAGAACAGCGAGTGGCAGGGACGGCCGTGGGAAGAGTCGGTGGTGTATGAGCTGCACATCGGCACCTTTACCGCTGAGGGGACGTTCCGGGCGGCCATTGAGAAGCTGCCGATGCTGGCTGAGACCGGCATCACCATGATCGAGGTGCTGCCGGTGTCGCAGTTTGGCGGCAACCGCGGCTGGGGCTACGACGGCGTTCTGCTCTATGCGCCGCATGCCGCCTACGGCACGCCCGACGATTTCAAAGCCTTTATTGATGCCGCGCATGGTCATGGGCTGTCGGTGGTGCTGGATATCGTCCTGAACCACTTCGGGCCGGAGGGCAACTATCTGCCGCTGCTCTCGCCCGACTTCTTCCACAAGGAGCGTCAGACACCCTGGGGTGCCGGGATCGCCTACGACGTCGATGCGGTGCGCCGCTACATCGTGGAAGCCCCGCTCTACTGGCTTCAGGAGTATCATCTGGATGGCCTGCGTTTCGATGCGATCGATCAGATTGACGATCCCAGCGAAAAGCATGTGCTGGTCGAGATTGCCGAGCGCATTCGCGCCGACATTACCGATCGTCCTGTCCACCTCACCACCGAAGATTGCCGCAACGTCACCTTCCTGCATCCGCGCGATGAAAACGGCCATGCGCCGCTCTTCACCGGCGAATGGAACGATGACTTCCATAACGCCGTGCACGTACTGGCCACCGGGGAAGATCACGCCTACTACCAGGATTTCGCCGACAGGCCGGAACAGCGGGTGGCACGCGCGCTGGCCGAGGGCTTCGTCTATCAGGGCGAAGTGTCGAAACAGTCGGGCGAACCGCGCGGCGTGAAGAGCAGCAGCCAGCCGCCCGTCGCCTTCGTTGACTTCATTCAGAACCATGATCAGACCGGGAACCGCGCACAGGGCGACCGCCTGATCACGCTGGCAGGCGCAGCGCGCACTCAGGTCCTGCTGGCAACGCTGCTGGTCTCCCCCCATATCCCGCTGCTGTTTATGGGCGAAGAGTATGGCGAAACGCGGCCATTCCTCTTCTTTACCGATTTCCACGGCGATCTGGCGAAAGCCGTCCGCGAAGGACGCGCCAGGGAGTTTGAGGGCCATGCGGGTCACGGCGAAACCGTGCCGGATCCCAACGACATCACCACCTTTGAGCAGTCAAAACTGAACTGGTCGCACACCGGGACGCCGGAAGGTCAGCAGTGGCTGACGCTGACGCGCCAGCTGCTGGCCCTGCGTCAGACACATATCGTGCCGCTGCTGCGTGACGCGGGCGGCGATGCCGGTCAGGTCGTGAGCACGGCGGAAGGTTTCCTCGCGGTGCGCTGGGACTTCCCGCAGGGCACGCTGTCCCTGGCGCTGAACGTCGGCAGCCACGCGCAGCCGATCCCGGATCTGCCGGGCGACACCCTGTTTGCCTGGCCGCAGGCCGGCACCGAACTGCCCCCCAACGCTATCCTGGTGCGTCTGGCTAAGAGAGAAGCAGAATGA
- a CDS encoding TetR/AcrR family transcriptional regulator produces MKKRDDILQAAERLFYTHGFHATSTDQLCREAGVSTRTLYHHFASREALTAAVLDAREQRFMADLLPAQQPEAIAHLFRVLETWTATNGARGCFFLKAWGEYAERDRDLASQTLAFRTTMRTYITHCVTHQRGQASQPLSDAIWMLFEGAITTALIIGPDAARQAAQVARQLLQSGAAR; encoded by the coding sequence ATGAAAAAGAGAGATGATATCCTGCAGGCCGCCGAGCGGCTCTTCTATACCCATGGCTTCCATGCCACCAGTACCGATCAGCTCTGTCGCGAAGCGGGCGTCTCAACGCGCACGCTTTATCATCACTTCGCCTCCCGCGAAGCCCTCACCGCCGCGGTGCTTGACGCCCGTGAGCAGCGCTTTATGGCCGACCTGCTGCCCGCGCAACAGCCGGAGGCCATCGCCCATCTGTTTAGGGTGCTGGAAACGTGGACGGCGACCAACGGCGCGCGGGGCTGCTTCTTTCTCAAGGCCTGGGGCGAATATGCCGAGCGGGACCGGGATCTGGCGTCGCAGACGCTGGCCTTCCGCACGACGATGCGCACGTACATTACGCACTGCGTGACGCATCAGCGTGGCCAGGCCAGTCAGCCGCTGAGTGATGCCATCTGGATGCTGTTTGAGGGGGCTATTACCACGGCGCTGATTATCGGCCCTGACGCTGCCCGGCAGGCGGCGCAGGTCGCCCGTCAGTTGCTGCAGAGCGGTGCGGCCAGATGA
- a CDS encoding GNAT family N-acetyltransferase, producing MEIFDAEPRHIAAIQQIYAWHVLNGTGSFETVPPDVTEIGERMQKIQQAGLPWFIAVSDGVVCGFCYLAPYRPRHAYRHTLEDSIYIDPGFQQRGVGSGLLKHAIRWAEQAGYRQLIANVGDSENRGSIAVHRAAGFETTGILRAVGFKQGRWLDTVFMQRALGLGDSALPAGSETPL from the coding sequence GTGGAAATTTTTGATGCAGAGCCTCGTCACATCGCAGCGATTCAACAGATCTATGCCTGGCATGTTCTGAACGGTACCGGCTCTTTTGAGACAGTACCGCCCGACGTCACCGAAATCGGTGAGCGGATGCAAAAGATTCAGCAGGCGGGCCTGCCCTGGTTTATCGCCGTCAGCGACGGCGTGGTATGCGGCTTCTGCTATCTGGCGCCCTACCGTCCCCGCCACGCCTACCGGCATACGCTGGAAGATTCGATCTATATCGATCCCGGCTTTCAGCAGCGCGGCGTCGGTTCAGGCCTGCTGAAGCACGCTATCCGGTGGGCTGAGCAGGCCGGATATCGCCAGCTGATTGCCAATGTCGGCGACAGCGAGAATCGCGGTTCCATCGCGGTGCACCGTGCTGCGGGTTTTGAGACCACCGGTATTCTGCGCGCGGTGGGGTTCAAACAGGGACGCTGGCTGGATACCGTTTTTATGCAGCGGGCGCTGGGATTAGGCGACTCCGCGCTGCCGGCAGGCAGCGAAACGCCACTGTAA
- the treY gene encoding malto-oligosyltrehalose synthase, translated as MNIPTATYRIQFRNGMTFDRAAALVPYLKTLGISHLYASPIFSATAESTHGYDVTDVNQIEPSIGGREGFDRMAAALKAAGLGLILDIVPNHMAASLENPWWRDVIEHGEQSRYAHYFDIDWSRRLTLPFLGDTFEAELEKGDIRVQRDPETGKPALAYFDNLYPLAPHTWQDREEAVLALRDAADIAALHDQQPWRLMSWRDAPSDLSYRRFFEVTGLVGVRVEDPAVFDAAHQLILELVHSGAVQGLRVDHVDGLADPHGYLAQLRQAAGPDCYLTVEKILGDDEQLPDAWPVSGTTGYEFMAALANLLVDSERLSGLRRAYQAVIGKTVDMKAELRAAKLLMANRNFAGEFNRLLQLALKIADTGGTPQPETPLKNALRELLVAFPVYRTYGTPEGLTPADTALLEQVVTQVKASAHAPDSQALDFLTAILRAETADSTRDDASQFRTRFQQLTGPLMAKSVEDTLFFRQHMALALNEVGAEPLARHFSLDQFHAEMQARREHQPDALSGTSTHDTKRGEDARARLYTLTEAPQRWADGVSRWRAMNADKVVRLKDGPAPEPAVEWMLYEALAGVWPTDLQPQDAEGLAALEARFVVYVEKALREAKLRTDWADNNDAYEEAVLGYARHLLAPANRAFLEEFCASLQPFMRAGLVNSLTQTVVKLTAPGVPDIYQGSEALDFSLVDPDNRREPDFDALAAMLETPRYDDGEAHWLRGQVNQQAIVRVLTLRQEQPDLFRRGDYLPLSAEGAQQDKVLAFARTLQQQAVIVVVSRRVFDLLPDNLDQPPAERWAETHLALPAALSQRTYRDRLTGKTLAVADELPLSALASQWCAVLVAE; from the coding sequence ATGAACATTCCAACCGCGACTTACCGCATCCAGTTCCGTAACGGCATGACGTTTGACCGCGCGGCGGCGCTGGTGCCCTATCTGAAAACACTGGGGATCAGCCATCTCTATGCCTCGCCGATCTTCAGCGCGACTGCAGAGTCAACTCACGGCTATGACGTGACCGACGTTAACCAGATCGAGCCGTCGATCGGCGGCCGCGAAGGTTTTGACCGCATGGCCGCCGCCCTGAAGGCCGCCGGGCTGGGGCTGATCCTGGATATTGTGCCTAACCATATGGCCGCCTCGCTGGAGAACCCCTGGTGGCGCGATGTGATCGAGCATGGCGAACAGAGCCGCTACGCGCACTATTTTGATATCGACTGGTCACGCCGCCTGACGCTGCCGTTCCTCGGCGACACCTTTGAGGCGGAGCTGGAAAAGGGCGACATCCGCGTGCAGCGCGACCCAGAGACGGGCAAACCGGCGCTGGCCTACTTCGACAACCTCTATCCGCTGGCCCCGCACACCTGGCAGGATCGCGAGGAGGCGGTACTGGCCCTGCGCGACGCCGCCGACATCGCGGCCCTGCATGACCAGCAGCCGTGGCGGCTGATGTCATGGCGCGATGCCCCCAGCGACCTCTCCTACCGCCGCTTCTTTGAAGTGACCGGACTGGTGGGCGTGCGCGTGGAAGATCCCGCCGTCTTCGATGCCGCCCACCAGCTGATCCTCGAACTGGTCCACAGCGGCGCGGTGCAGGGATTGCGTGTGGACCATGTGGATGGCCTGGCCGATCCGCACGGTTACCTGGCGCAGTTACGCCAGGCGGCAGGCCCCGACTGCTATCTCACCGTGGAGAAGATTCTGGGCGACGATGAGCAGCTGCCTGACGCATGGCCGGTATCCGGCACCACCGGCTATGAGTTTATGGCCGCCCTCGCCAACCTGCTGGTCGACAGCGAGCGGCTGAGCGGCCTGCGCAGGGCGTATCAGGCGGTGATCGGCAAAACCGTAGATATGAAAGCGGAGCTGCGCGCGGCCAAGCTGCTGATGGCGAACCGCAATTTCGCCGGTGAGTTTAACCGTCTGCTGCAGCTGGCTCTGAAGATTGCTGACACCGGCGGCACGCCGCAGCCGGAAACGCCCCTGAAAAATGCGCTGCGCGAACTGCTGGTGGCGTTCCCGGTCTATCGCACCTACGGCACGCCGGAGGGGCTGACGCCTGCCGATACCGCGCTGCTGGAGCAGGTCGTGACGCAGGTCAAGGCCAGCGCGCATGCGCCCGACAGCCAGGCGCTCGACTTCCTCACCGCGATTCTGCGAGCGGAAACGGCCGACTCAACCCGCGACGATGCCAGCCAGTTCCGTACCCGCTTCCAGCAGCTGACCGGGCCGCTGATGGCAAAATCGGTGGAAGATACCCTTTTCTTCCGTCAGCACATGGCGCTGGCGCTGAATGAGGTCGGCGCTGAGCCGCTGGCGCGTCACTTCTCGCTGGATCAGTTTCACGCCGAGATGCAGGCACGACGCGAGCACCAGCCCGATGCGCTCTCCGGTACCTCCACACATGACACCAAGCGCGGCGAGGATGCCCGTGCCCGCCTCTATACCCTGACCGAAGCGCCGCAGCGCTGGGCCGACGGCGTGAGCCGCTGGCGCGCGATGAACGCGGACAAGGTGGTGCGCCTGAAAGATGGCCCGGCACCCGAACCCGCCGTGGAGTGGATGCTGTATGAGGCGCTGGCGGGTGTCTGGCCGACCGATTTGCAGCCGCAGGATGCGGAAGGTCTGGCGGCGCTGGAAGCGCGCTTTGTCGTCTATGTAGAGAAAGCCCTGCGTGAAGCCAAACTGCGTACCGACTGGGCCGATAACAACGACGCCTATGAAGAGGCGGTGCTGGGCTATGCGCGTCACCTGCTCGCGCCGGCCAACCGCGCCTTCCTGGAGGAGTTCTGTGCATCGCTGCAGCCCTTTATGCGTGCCGGACTGGTCAACAGCCTGACGCAGACGGTGGTGAAACTCACCGCGCCGGGCGTACCCGATATCTATCAGGGCAGCGAGGCGCTGGACTTCAGCCTCGTCGATCCCGACAACCGTCGCGAGCCCGATTTCGATGCGCTGGCGGCGATGCTTGAGACGCCACGGTACGACGACGGCGAAGCGCACTGGCTGCGCGGCCAGGTCAATCAGCAGGCGATCGTCAGAGTGCTGACGCTGCGTCAGGAGCAGCCTGATCTGTTCCGCCGTGGCGACTATCTGCCGCTCTCCGCAGAGGGCGCGCAGCAGGATAAGGTGCTGGCCTTTGCCCGCACTCTCCAGCAACAGGCGGTGATCGTCGTCGTCTCGCGCCGGGTCTTTGACCTGCTGCCGGACAATCTCGATCAGCCACCGGCAGAACGCTGGGCTGAGACGCATCTCGCCCTGCCGGCCGCCCTGAGCCAGCGCACCTATCGCGACCGGCTGACCGGCAAAACGCTGGCCGTGGCGGATGAGTTACCGCTTTCGGCGCTGGCGTCGCAGTGGTGCGCCGTCCTGGTGGCGGAGTAA
- the glgX gene encoding glycogen debranching protein GlgX, whose translation MSNSQRFEITAGYSHLLGANFDGQGVNFALFSAHAERVELCLYDPSGRTEIARLELPEYTHEIWHGYVPGLKPGALYGYRVYGPYDPENGHRFNPNKLLLDPYARELAGDIAWNEAHFAYDLYHDDKDLTFDSRDSAPFTPKCRVIDPNEFDWQDNNRPSVPWPKTVIYETHVKGFTQLNPALPPELRGTFDGMGHKASVDYIKSLGITSVELLPVHWFPDDQHLLDKGLKNFWGYNTLGFFAPATRYFGPRGIQGFRDMVRAFHDAGIEVILDVVYNHTAEGNELGPTLSFKGIDNFSYYRTMPDQHRYYINDTGTGNTVNTSHPRVLQMVLDSLRYWSESMHIDGFRFDLGTILGREPDGFDPRGGFFDAIMQDPILSQKKLIGEPWDIGPGGYQVGSFPPGWAEWNDQYRDTVRDYWKGNNVSTDFAARLLGSGDLYDQHGRRPWASVNFITAHDGFTLNDLVSYNDKHNAENGEDNNDGHNDNRSYNYGAEGPTDDEAINAVRERQKRNFLATLIFSHGTPMLLAGDEFGRSQMGNNNGYCQDSEISWVHWENLPESAEALREFTRQILRLRAEQPLLRRENWRDGMDIKWFNAGGGFQQSEQWDEGSTLGVYIGRPDLQTEEGIWHDVLMLLNPFEGNVPFRIPQFGEGGWVLELTTSDVAKRGLVITKEKDFELEGRSFALFRRP comes from the coding sequence ATGTCAAACAGTCAGCGTTTTGAAATTACGGCGGGTTACAGCCATTTGCTGGGGGCCAACTTTGACGGCCAGGGCGTCAACTTCGCCCTGTTCAGCGCCCACGCCGAGCGGGTTGAACTCTGTCTGTACGATCCCAGCGGCAGGACGGAAATAGCCCGTCTGGAGCTGCCGGAGTATACCCATGAAATCTGGCACGGCTATGTTCCGGGCCTGAAGCCCGGTGCACTCTATGGCTACCGGGTTTATGGCCCTTACGATCCGGAAAATGGTCATCGCTTTAACCCCAACAAGCTCCTGCTCGATCCCTACGCCCGCGAACTGGCGGGCGACATCGCGTGGAACGAGGCGCACTTCGCCTACGATCTCTATCATGACGATAAAGATCTGACGTTCGACAGTCGCGACAGCGCACCGTTTACGCCTAAGTGCCGGGTTATCGACCCGAATGAGTTCGACTGGCAGGACAACAACCGTCCGAGCGTGCCGTGGCCGAAAACGGTGATTTATGAAACCCACGTCAAGGGCTTCACCCAGCTCAACCCCGCGCTGCCGCCGGAGCTGCGCGGCACCTTCGACGGCATGGGCCACAAAGCCAGCGTCGACTACATCAAAAGCTTAGGGATCACCTCGGTCGAACTGCTGCCGGTGCACTGGTTCCCGGACGATCAGCACCTGCTGGATAAGGGGCTGAAAAACTTCTGGGGTTACAACACCCTGGGCTTCTTTGCCCCGGCCACCCGCTACTTCGGGCCGCGCGGCATTCAGGGCTTCCGCGACATGGTGCGCGCCTTCCACGACGCCGGGATCGAGGTGATCCTCGACGTGGTCTACAACCACACCGCCGAGGGGAATGAGCTGGGCCCGACGCTGTCGTTTAAAGGCATCGATAACTTCTCCTATTACCGTACGATGCCCGATCAGCACCGTTACTACATCAACGACACCGGCACCGGTAACACCGTCAACACCTCGCATCCGCGCGTGCTACAGATGGTGCTCGATTCGTTGCGCTACTGGTCTGAGTCGATGCATATCGACGGCTTCCGTTTCGACCTCGGCACCATTCTTGGCCGCGAACCGGACGGTTTCGACCCGCGCGGCGGCTTTTTCGATGCCATTATGCAGGACCCGATCCTGTCGCAGAAGAAGCTGATTGGCGAACCCTGGGATATCGGACCGGGCGGCTATCAGGTGGGCAGCTTCCCGCCCGGCTGGGCCGAGTGGAATGACCAGTATCGCGACACCGTGCGCGACTACTGGAAAGGCAATAACGTCTCAACGGACTTTGCGGCCCGCCTGCTCGGCTCCGGCGATCTCTATGACCAGCACGGCCGCCGCCCCTGGGCCAGCGTCAACTTCATTACCGCGCATGACGGCTTCACCCTCAACGATCTGGTGTCCTACAACGACAAACACAACGCGGAGAATGGTGAAGATAACAACGACGGGCACAACGACAACCGCTCGTACAACTACGGCGCCGAAGGCCCGACCGACGATGAGGCCATCAACGCGGTACGCGAGCGTCAGAAGCGTAACTTCCTGGCCACGCTGATCTTCTCTCACGGCACGCCGATGCTGCTGGCGGGCGATGAGTTTGGCCGCAGCCAGATGGGTAACAACAACGGCTACTGTCAGGACAGCGAAATCTCCTGGGTGCACTGGGAGAACCTGCCGGAGTCCGCCGAGGCGCTGCGCGAGTTCACCCGCCAGATCCTGCGGTTACGCGCGGAGCAGCCGCTGCTGCGCCGTGAGAACTGGCGCGACGGTATGGACATTAAATGGTTCAACGCCGGGGGCGGGTTCCAGCAGAGCGAGCAGTGGGATGAGGGCTCGACGCTGGGCGTCTACATCGGGCGGCCGGATCTGCAGACCGAAGAGGGTATCTGGCATGACGTCCTGATGCTGCTTAATCCGTTCGAAGGCAATGTGCCCTTCCGCATTCCGCAGTTTGGCGAAGGCGGCTGGGTGCTGGAGCTGACCACCAGCGACGTGGCGAAACGGGGTCTGGTGATCACCAAAGAGAAGGACTTCGAGCTGGAAGGCCGCAGTTTTGCCCTGTTCAGACGCCCGTAG